A window from Gallus gallus isolate bGalGal1 chromosome 5, bGalGal1.mat.broiler.GRCg7b, whole genome shotgun sequence encodes these proteins:
- the LOC121110892 gene encoding uncharacterized protein LOC121110892 isoform X4 encodes MGPGPASRGDSARSGSHGPTRGRGDGIGERWTGTSRQRPCGAGLNLGKELRGCIRTPSLFFAGRSPFHFPGSASCPPIPPGGRKLPFHSFPTRNSPHRRVNAGVAWKQRRHGSAHR; translated from the exons ATGGGACCAGGGCCGGCATCGCGCGGAGACTCCGCACGAAGTGGGAGCCACGGCCCCACGCGTGGGAGAGGAGATGGAATAGGCGAGAGG TGGACGGGAACCTCTCGGCAGCGTCCGTGCGGGGCAGGTCTCAACCTCGGGAAGGAGCTGCGGGGCTGCATCAGAACGCCTTCCCTGTTCTTCGCTGGCCGGTCGCCTTTCCATTTCCCCGGCTCTGCCTCCTGCCCACCCATCCCTCCCGGCGGTAGGAAACTCCCGTTCCACTCGTTTCCGACCCGGAATTCCCCCCATAGAAGAGTGAACGCAGGAGTCGCGTGGAAGCAGCGCAG gcatgGTTCGGCACACAGGTAG
- the LOC121110892 gene encoding uncharacterized protein LOC121110892 isoform X3 — MRIHQGQPPPDKLQWTGTSRQRPCGAGLNLGKELRGCIRTPSLFFAGRSPFHFPGSASCPPIPPGGRKLPFHSFPTRNSPHRRVNAGVAWKQRRYPQPGGSPGTLSAAAGGSPAPRDAPCSPCRPLLPLLRPL, encoded by the exons ATGCGGATCCACCAAGGTCAGCCTCCGCCTGACAAACTCCAG TGGACGGGAACCTCTCGGCAGCGTCCGTGCGGGGCAGGTCTCAACCTCGGGAAGGAGCTGCGGGGCTGCATCAGAACGCCTTCCCTGTTCTTCGCTGGCCGGTCGCCTTTCCATTTCCCCGGCTCTGCCTCCTGCCCACCCATCCCTCCCGGCGGTAGGAAACTCCCGTTCCACTCGTTTCCGACCCGGAATTCCCCCCATAGAAGAGTGAACGCAGGAGTCGCGTGGAAGCAGCGCAGGTACCCGCAGCCGGGTGGAAGCCCCGGGACGCTGTCAGCGGCGGCCGGGGGCAGCCCCGCACCGAGGGACGCACCGTGCAGCCCCTGCCGGCCTCTGCTTCCCCTTCTTCGCCCTCTCTGA
- the LOC121110892 gene encoding uncharacterized protein LOC121110892 isoform X1 has protein sequence MGPGPASRGDSARSGSHGPTRGRGDGIGERWTGTSRQRPCGAGLNLGKELRGCIRTPSLFFAGRSPFHFPGSASCPPIPPGGRKLPFHSFPTRNSPHRRVNAGVAWKQRRYPQPGGSPGTLSAAAGGSPAPRDAPCSPCRPLLPLLRPL, from the exons ATGGGACCAGGGCCGGCATCGCGCGGAGACTCCGCACGAAGTGGGAGCCACGGCCCCACGCGTGGGAGAGGAGATGGAATAGGCGAGAGG TGGACGGGAACCTCTCGGCAGCGTCCGTGCGGGGCAGGTCTCAACCTCGGGAAGGAGCTGCGGGGCTGCATCAGAACGCCTTCCCTGTTCTTCGCTGGCCGGTCGCCTTTCCATTTCCCCGGCTCTGCCTCCTGCCCACCCATCCCTCCCGGCGGTAGGAAACTCCCGTTCCACTCGTTTCCGACCCGGAATTCCCCCCATAGAAGAGTGAACGCAGGAGTCGCGTGGAAGCAGCGCAGGTACCCGCAGCCGGGTGGAAGCCCCGGGACGCTGTCAGCGGCGGCCGGGGGCAGCCCCGCACCGAGGGACGCACCGTGCAGCCCCTGCCGGCCTCTGCTTCCCCTTCTTCGCCCTCTCTGA